A genomic window from Tenebrio molitor chromosome X, icTenMoli1.1, whole genome shotgun sequence includes:
- the exp gene encoding uncharacterized protein exp isoform X2 yields the protein MVSRRRILSRSRDDLHMDSTFQPPEDEEDVWYQKDKLYKDHIQEVLDKWTQIDDEIWAKVIVLERNRRVAKAYARAPVLTVNGSDDGFDGFRIGLCGFDNPMRDQKTEEFKRHIGHGVKIKMDDAGNILIKRVSKCNVYIKNTGQDDENAIGNEILKLANCALEPEKPVKLFDMKKFQSNVNRELRRAYPDRRRLECQCLSAIAFVKSEPELLECPIWVLIINVVAMDMLKSKLPPVQRVMDIKNRPRIPIPDEDPYSVAGNGSGSSGSSGFAGAGSVAATREQLLLQSQQHAQRRSEKPPKLPPRENMYPHDIPKPDYDDHDHDNSRLKPFPSSRGKEKSKDSKKYDDPYYCGLRARVPNFVAKSKTKDPVVPSKRFSISQQQAPPPLPMMHQHHVNPHHMHQHPMWHTRSFESGIDSDAVESPYNQIYGRLPIPTRAYIPNQTRTMYIGEWD from the exons GACCACATCCAGGAGGTTTTGGACAAGTGGACGCAGATTGACGACGAAATCTGGGCAAAAGTGATCGTTTTAGAACGAAATCGGAGGGTTGCCAAAGCGTACGCGAGAGCTCCAGTTTTGACAGTAAACGGTTCCGACGACGGATTCGACGGTTTCCG aatTGGTTTGTGTGGCTTCGACAATCCAATGCGAGACCAAAAAACTGAAGAATTCAAAAGGCACATCGGACAT ggtgtgaaaataaaaatggacgACGCTGGAAACATTCTCATAAAACGAGTATCAAAATGCAACGTTTATATCAAAAACACGGGTCAAGATGACGAAAATGCGATAggcaatgaaattttaaaacttgcaAATTGCGCGTTAGAACCAGAAAAACCTGTAAAG CTCTTTGACATGAAGAAATTTCAATCAAATGTGAATCGTGAATTACGCCGAGCTTATCCCGACCGACGAAGATTAGAATGTCAATGTTTGAGTGCAATAGCTTTCGTCAAATCCGAACCAGAACTGCTGGAATGCCCTATTTGGGTCCTCATTATAAACGTCGTCGCCATGGACATGCTAAAATCGAAACTTCCTCCAG TGCAACGCGTGATGGACATCAAGAACAGACCACGCATCCCGATTCCAGATGAGGATCCCTACAGCGTCGCTGGCAACGGTAGCGGATCATCGGGCAGTTCAGGTTTCGCGGGGGCGGGTAGTGTCGCCGCCACTAGAGAACAGCTCCTTTTGCAGAGCCAACAACACGCACAACGTCGCAGCGAGAAACCACCTAAACTACCACCCCGCGAGAATATGTATCCCCATGACATACCTaag CCCGATTACGACGACCACGATCACGACAACAGCAGACTCAAACCGTTCCCGTCTTCGCGAGgcaaagaaaaatcaaaagacaGCAAAAAATACG ATGACCCCTATTACTGCGGATTGAGGGCTCGCGTTCCGAATTTCGTGGCCAAATCCAAAACGAAAGACCCGGTGGTACCGTCCAAGAGATTTTCCATCAGCCAGCAACAAGCGCCGCCGCCCCTCCCCATGATGCACCAACACCACGTGAACCCGCACCACATGCACCAACACCCGATGTGGCACACCAGAAGCTTCGAGAGCGGGATCG ATTCCGACGCTGTGGAGTCGCCCTACAACCAAATCTACGGAAGACTACCGATTCCGACGAGGGCGTACATACCCAACCAGACGCGCACCATGTACATCGGAGAGTGGGACTAA